In Streptomyces sp. HUAS ZL42, the DNA window GCGCCCCCGCGGGTCATGAGCCAGGCTGCGCCGGAGCTGTGGAAGAGGTCGACGTCTTCCCAGGCGATGGTGGACAGCGGCAGCGACAGCCCGACGTTGGAGCGGCGGGCCGCGTCGACGAGGGTCTCGTCGTCCTCCGGCTGGGTGACTTCGTAGTCGGTGAGGTCGACGATGGAGGCGAGCTTGTGGCGGCTTGAGGCGCCCGTGACGTCGAGTACAAGTGCGTCGGTCTTGCCCTTCCAGGGGCGCAGGACGCGGCCGACCATCTGCGTGTAGAGGACGACGGAGCGGGTCGGCCGGGCGATGACCGCGCATGACGTCCAGGGGGCGTCGAACCCTTCTGTGAGGACGGAGCAGTTGGACAGCACCTGCAGTTCGCCGCTGCTGAACTTGGTTAGCGTGTCGACGCGTTCGGCGCGCGGCATCTCCCCCGACACAACGCCAGTGGGTATGCCGGCCGCGGTGAGCGCTTCGGCCATGGTGTGGGCGGTTGCGACGGTTGGCGTGAAGACGACGCCGGGCCGGTCGGCCGCGTGCTCAATGTAGGCGTCGGCTACAACCTTGGATGCGCCGGAGTCGTCGAGGGCCTGGCCGAGTTGCCCTTCCTGGAAGTCCCCGCCGCGGGAGGCAACATCGTCGAGGGCGAGCTCGTCGACGACAACCTTCTTGCCCCTGACGTCGACGAGGTGCCGGTCGCGGATCATCTCCAGGATGTCCCGGGTGTAAACGACCTCTTCCCATACGGTGGCAAGGCCGCCGTCTTCGCGTTTCATCGTCGCGGTGAAGCCGGCTGTCGGGGTGCGGTCGAAGCACCCGAAGTGCTTGAGGACGTCGACGTATGTGGGTGCCGCAGCGTGGTGCGCTTCGTCGACGATGACCAGGCCGATACCGGTGATGGCTACCCGTCGTTTGGGTACTGCGAGGGTCTGGATGCTG includes these proteins:
- a CDS encoding DEAD/DEAH box helicase, which codes for MTETLPLRDYQRAAIDKLTEGWRAGRVRLAVVLPTGAGKTVVFSHLANLIHHRQHVRTLIIAHRDELIQQAAAKVKAVAPHLTVGIVKAEQDEHQDADVIVASIQTLAVPKRRVAITGIGLVIVDEAHHAAAPTYVDVLKHFGCFDRTPTAGFTATMKREDGGLATVWEEVVYTRDILEMIRDRHLVDVRGKKVVVDELALDDVASRGGDFQEGQLGQALDDSGASKVVADAYIEHAADRPGVVFTPTVATAHTMAEALTAAGIPTGVVSGEMPRAERVDTLTKFSSGELQVLSNCSVLTEGFDAPWTSCAVIARPTRSVVLYTQMVGRVLRPWKGKTDALVLDVTGASSRHKLASIVDLTDYEVTQPEDDETLVDAARRSNVGLSLPLSTIAWEDVDLFHSSGAAWLMTRGGAWFISVPDAHYFLVAGSSPEAYRIRRWMRGAGVQTPDLDTDYPLEYAMRWAEMYAARHGGSIARRDASWRARPATVKQIAACRRNNIPLRPDATQGLASDAMAIYFASRTIDRYTSTLGGMAA